The Thermococcus thermotolerans genome contains a region encoding:
- a CDS encoding SufD family Fe-S cluster assembly protein produces MFIEREALERLTYQKYGDSPTIKSYTKWKLFEENSPLRLPTEAKVGDVPIRGHVVLSGSEAWFSLPAGVELSEGTLGLSQPEESRILGFHFYALRKAYRLRITGDLVEPLVIVSHLSSKAFISHHISIEAENVKAPIIIYDMAEEGTKSLVVELKARNAELEVLTVGRHRSLSHYLLRASLGGGTRVKAFTVISAGEMSHHREDYSLEGAESELILRGMPIAIGSSVDYLTNVLQYGEKTVSETRVHGFSYENGWTVHRGVAKVFESARNSSSGVVSQITIMDEGSLGVSVPMLEVDTGEIESAFHSSAVRQFDEDALFYLRSRGLDSDEAMSLFVHGIGEALSSHLERLRGKARGNVGELIEGLL; encoded by the coding sequence ATGTTCATTGAGAGGGAAGCACTCGAAAGGCTAACCTACCAGAAGTACGGCGACAGCCCAACCATAAAGAGCTACACCAAGTGGAAGCTCTTCGAGGAGAACTCGCCGCTCAGACTGCCGACAGAAGCTAAAGTGGGGGATGTTCCGATAAGGGGGCACGTCGTTTTATCGGGAAGCGAGGCCTGGTTCAGCCTTCCGGCGGGGGTTGAGCTGAGCGAAGGGACGCTTGGCCTCTCACAGCCTGAGGAGTCGAGAATCCTTGGCTTCCACTTTTACGCCCTCAGGAAAGCTTACAGGCTGAGGATTACGGGAGACCTTGTGGAGCCCCTCGTCATAGTCTCCCACCTCTCAAGCAAAGCCTTCATCAGCCACCACATCAGCATCGAGGCCGAGAACGTTAAAGCTCCAATAATAATCTACGACATGGCCGAGGAAGGGACGAAGTCCCTCGTGGTCGAGCTTAAGGCCCGGAACGCCGAGCTTGAGGTTCTGACCGTTGGAAGGCACAGAAGCCTTTCCCACTACCTCCTCAGGGCGAGCCTCGGGGGAGGAACCAGAGTTAAGGCCTTCACGGTCATAAGCGCCGGGGAGATGAGCCACCACCGCGAGGACTACTCCCTTGAGGGGGCAGAAAGCGAGCTTATCCTCAGGGGCATGCCCATAGCCATTGGTTCCTCGGTGGACTACCTCACCAACGTCCTCCAGTACGGCGAGAAAACGGTGAGCGAGACGAGGGTTCACGGGTTCTCCTATGAGAACGGCTGGACGGTTCACAGGGGAGTTGCGAAGGTCTTCGAGAGCGCCAGGAACTCGTCGAGCGGTGTGGTCTCTCAGATAACCATAATGGACGAGGGCTCACTCGGCGTCAGCGTGCCGATGCTTGAGGTCGACACAGGCGAAATCGAGTCAGCATTCCACTCCTCGGCGGTGAGGCAGTTCGACGAGGATGCCCTCTTCTACCTGAGGTCGAGGGGACTCGACAGCGACGAGGCGATGAGCCTCTTCGTCCACGGCATTGGGGAAGCTCTCAGCAGTCACCTCGAAAGGCTCCGCGGTAAGGCCAGGGGGAACGTCGGGGAGCTCATAGAGGGGCTTCTCTGA
- a CDS encoding indolepyruvate ferredoxin oxidoreductase subunit alpha encodes MSLKEVLKEEPHTGYMLTNEAIVRAALEADVKVTAFYPGSPQTEILDTFEGVSRYRDDIVVEIAANEKVALETVAGAAFVGLRGFTSMKSVGGNVASDTLYSLAYTGVKAGLVVVIADDPYAHSSQSEQDGRWFGYTAYLPMLEPANPQEAYDLVRKAFEISERYGSIVLVRTTTRVNHQSGLVEVGKLERKPFEKLSWKENRRGYATVGSLARKFKAGLLEKIEKMKDDPELLALNRVEFFDGKGPRKAEVKEAGGVGIITSGVPYSYVLESLGKLKGKAYILKLSVLNPIPEKLIGDFIEGLDKVIVVEELSPYIEGFVREIAKDRNPELEIIGKKSGHFLEMLEYNVPIVVKVLAEILGKELPFDYEGHFRKMWELAKFAPPRMPTFCAGCPHRATFWTLRRAMGRIENYYLANDIGCYSMLALEHIGWTDSLLAMGASLGIAHGVQHSAEERVVAVVGDSTFFHAALPGIVNAIRNNSRMTLIILDNAVTAMTGQQAHPGSPKKVNPYEKRLDIEAVLRGLGIEKIVVVDSFQARKNIGKFREALKYDGLSVIISRGECALYHFREYRRAGGKIVPYFVDKDACERAYNCIRDFGCPAIVIDENDKKAKILPEVCVGCGVCAQLCPHSAIHSTAILYGGEDKPYVTVEDYRELEKLIGRGGE; translated from the coding sequence ATGTCCCTGAAGGAAGTTCTGAAAGAGGAACCCCACACGGGGTACATGCTGACGAATGAGGCGATCGTCAGGGCCGCGCTGGAGGCCGACGTGAAGGTAACAGCATTTTACCCCGGCTCCCCCCAGACGGAGATTCTGGACACGTTTGAGGGGGTGTCCCGCTACCGCGACGATATCGTGGTGGAGATAGCCGCGAACGAAAAGGTCGCCCTGGAGACCGTTGCGGGTGCCGCCTTCGTCGGTCTGAGAGGCTTCACATCCATGAAGAGCGTCGGCGGAAACGTTGCCTCCGACACGCTCTACTCGCTCGCGTACACCGGCGTGAAAGCCGGCCTGGTGGTGGTCATAGCGGACGACCCCTACGCGCACTCCTCCCAGTCGGAGCAGGACGGCAGGTGGTTCGGCTACACCGCCTACCTGCCCATGCTTGAGCCGGCAAATCCGCAGGAGGCCTACGATCTCGTCAGGAAGGCCTTCGAGATAAGCGAGAGGTACGGAAGCATTGTACTCGTCCGAACCACGACGAGGGTGAACCACCAGAGCGGCCTGGTGGAGGTCGGGAAGCTTGAGAGGAAGCCCTTTGAAAAACTTTCCTGGAAGGAGAACCGGAGGGGCTACGCGACCGTGGGTTCCCTCGCCAGAAAGTTCAAGGCCGGGCTTTTGGAGAAGATTGAAAAAATGAAGGACGACCCCGAGTTACTGGCCTTAAACCGCGTCGAGTTCTTCGATGGAAAGGGGCCCAGGAAAGCGGAGGTTAAAGAAGCGGGGGGAGTGGGCATCATAACCTCCGGCGTTCCGTACTCCTACGTCCTTGAGAGCCTTGGGAAGCTCAAAGGAAAAGCCTACATCCTCAAGCTCTCCGTACTGAACCCCATACCGGAGAAGCTCATCGGCGACTTCATAGAGGGCCTCGATAAGGTCATCGTCGTCGAGGAGCTTTCGCCGTACATCGAGGGCTTCGTGAGGGAAATCGCCAAGGATCGGAACCCGGAGCTTGAGATCATCGGCAAGAAGAGCGGCCACTTCCTTGAGATGCTGGAGTACAACGTGCCGATAGTGGTAAAGGTTCTCGCGGAGATTCTTGGGAAGGAACTCCCGTTCGACTACGAGGGACACTTCAGGAAGATGTGGGAACTCGCCAAGTTCGCCCCGCCGAGGATGCCAACTTTCTGCGCCGGCTGTCCCCACAGGGCCACCTTCTGGACGCTGAGAAGGGCTATGGGCAGGATAGAGAACTACTATTTAGCGAACGACATCGGCTGCTACTCCATGCTGGCTTTAGAGCACATCGGCTGGACGGACTCCCTCCTGGCCATGGGCGCTTCCCTCGGCATAGCCCACGGCGTCCAGCATTCGGCCGAGGAGAGGGTCGTCGCCGTTGTCGGCGATTCAACCTTCTTCCACGCGGCGCTTCCGGGCATAGTCAACGCGATCAGAAACAACTCCAGGATGACGCTGATAATCCTCGACAACGCGGTAACGGCCATGACCGGTCAGCAGGCGCATCCCGGCAGTCCTAAAAAGGTGAACCCGTACGAGAAAAGGCTCGACATAGAGGCCGTTCTGAGGGGCCTGGGCATAGAGAAGATAGTCGTCGTTGATTCGTTCCAGGCGAGGAAGAACATAGGCAAGTTCAGGGAAGCTTTGAAGTACGACGGCCTTTCCGTGATAATATCCCGCGGGGAGTGTGCGCTCTACCACTTCCGCGAATACCGCCGTGCCGGGGGGAAGATAGTCCCCTACTTCGTGGACAAAGACGCCTGTGAGAGAGCATACAACTGCATCCGCGACTTTGGCTGCCCGGCGATAGTCATAGACGAGAATGATAAGAAGGCCAAGATACTCCCGGAGGTCTGCGTCGGCTGCGGCGTCTGCGCCCAGCTGTGTCCGCACAGCGCAATTCACTCGACGGCAATCCTCTACGGTGGCGAGGATAAGCCGTACGTGACGGTTGAGGACTACCGCGAGCTGGAAAAGCTCATCGGGAGGGGAGGGGAATGA
- the iorB gene encoding indolepyruvate ferredoxin oxidoreductase subunit beta yields the protein MNVIYCGVGGQGIVLMSNIVGEACARKGIHVVSGELHGLSQRSGSVIVHQRIGGGISPLIPYGEADVILALEPMEALRYVYFLKPGGTVITNTRLIHHPYETEGFVKGRIDKYVTYDEIIDKIRESGAKLYEIDALRLAEEAGTALAQNVVLVGALSALPGFPIDKETMLEAVKASVPERAVEANIRAFELGYKAMKALL from the coding sequence ATGAACGTCATCTACTGCGGCGTCGGCGGACAGGGCATAGTGCTGATGTCCAACATAGTGGGGGAGGCCTGCGCACGGAAGGGAATCCACGTCGTCAGCGGCGAGCTCCACGGGCTCTCCCAGAGGAGCGGTTCGGTGATAGTCCACCAGCGCATAGGTGGGGGAATCTCACCCCTCATACCCTACGGCGAGGCGGATGTGATTCTGGCCCTTGAGCCCATGGAGGCGCTTAGGTACGTCTACTTCCTCAAACCCGGGGGGACAGTCATAACGAACACGCGCCTCATCCACCACCCCTACGAGACGGAGGGCTTTGTGAAGGGCAGGATTGACAAGTACGTCACCTACGACGAGATAATCGACAAAATAAGGGAATCCGGAGCAAAGCTCTACGAGATAGACGCCCTCAGGCTTGCCGAAGAGGCCGGCACCGCCTTAGCCCAGAACGTTGTCCTCGTCGGGGCCCTCAGCGCCCTTCCCGGGTTCCCGATAGACAAAGAGACCATGCTCGAAGCTGTTAAGGCCAGCGTGCCGGAGAGGGCCGTCGAGGCGAACATCAGGGCCTTTGAGCTGGGCTACAAGGCAATGAAGGCGCTTCTCTGA
- a CDS encoding DUF998 domain-containing protein yields MMRRLKYSGIGGVVVYWLFVAWSMGKNPWFSFWSNALSDLGSPEMARAPGIYNYGLVITAVFMLAFSVYLMLSAENKPQTVGGAYVSISAIFLALIGVFHAGTRPHGFVSTYFFVQFFLGMLIYGTGSKDRVIRYGSGLLFALAVPGTLISWSSVALIETYEIALIAVFTLVVALKNGNEST; encoded by the coding sequence ATGATGAGGCGCCTCAAGTACTCCGGAATAGGCGGTGTTGTAGTCTATTGGCTCTTTGTCGCATGGAGCATGGGCAAAAACCCCTGGTTTTCCTTCTGGAGCAACGCCCTGAGCGACCTCGGCTCGCCAGAGATGGCGCGGGCTCCGGGCATATACAACTACGGGCTCGTGATAACCGCAGTGTTCATGCTTGCCTTTTCGGTGTACTTGATGCTCTCCGCGGAAAACAAGCCCCAGACAGTTGGAGGGGCCTACGTAAGCATCTCCGCCATCTTCCTCGCTCTCATCGGTGTTTTTCATGCCGGGACGCGGCCGCATGGCTTCGTCTCGACATACTTCTTCGTGCAGTTCTTCCTCGGGATGCTCATCTACGGGACGGGTTCAAAGGACAGAGTTATCCGCTACGGTTCCGGGCTTCTCTTTGCGCTGGCGGTGCCGGGGACCCTCATAAGCTGGTCGTCGGTGGCGCTGATAGAGACCTATGAAATAGCACTGATAGCGGTGTTCACGCTGGTGGTGGCTTTGAAAAATGGTAATGAATCCACTTAA